A part of Rhinolophus ferrumequinum isolate MPI-CBG mRhiFer1 chromosome 11, mRhiFer1_v1.p, whole genome shotgun sequence genomic DNA contains:
- the SPTY2D1 gene encoding protein SPT2 homolog isoform X1 → MDFREILMIASKGQGVNNVPKRYSLAVGPSKKDPKVKGVQSAAVQAFLRRKEEELRRKALEEKRRKEELVKKRIELKHDKKARAMAKRTKDNFHGYDGIPVEEKAKKRQATESHASQGTDQEYEMEEEDEFLEYNQAASESEYEEEQEPPKVESKPKVPLKSAPPVMNFTDLLRLAEKKQYEPVEIKVVKKTEERPMTAEELKEREFLERKHRKKKPETDARLPPTKKVPFQKESVGTKLSKVSGDKHPPSKGTPPPHAEKKSRPSTANEKHLGLFSSKSMPGERTKIGSGGCSQPSLREGHDRPVFNGARKTHSSTYSPGVPKTSAKGTQKSAAEHKAKKSPHPSHSRSGSTVTPHNKAKSAGVRPPGGSSSSAPGRPSTGTAQPTVTSGPVSRRQNGSSSSGPERSVSGMKRSTSDFSPFGRTVQSPSGRTVSGTNGPGRPAGSSSGPGPGRPISGSGGSGRLVGSSGGPGRPVNSPHDLRRPVSGSGPPGRSIIGPGRSVSGSVPAGRTVSNSGPGRPVSSLGPGRTVSSSGTSLKPKCTVVSETISSKNIISRSSNGQMNGMKPPLSGYRSAQGPQRLSFPRGYKRQREYEEEDDEEYDSEMEDFIEDEGEPQEEISKHIREIFGYDRKKYTDESDYALRYMESSWKEQQKEEAKSLRLGMQEDLEEMRREEEEMKRQKTKKLKRR, encoded by the exons ATGGATTTCAGGGAAATTCTCATGATAGCTTCCAAAGGACAGGGCGTCAACAACGTACCG aaaaggtacAGTTTGGCAGTGGGTCCTTCCAAAAAAGACCCCAAAGTTAAGGGTGTCCAATCAGCAGCTGTACAAGcttttctcagaagaaaagaagaggagcTCAGACGAAAAG CcttagaagagaaaaggagaaaagaagaactAGTGAAAAAACGAATTGAGCTAAAACATGACAAGAAAGCAAGAGCTATGGCCAAGAGGACAAAGGATAATTTCCACGGTTATGATGGGATTCCTGTTGAGGAAAAGGCGAAGAAGAGACAAGCAACGGAAAGCCATGCTAGTCAGGGAACAGACCAAGAGTACGAGATGGAAGAAGAGGATGAATTCCTAGAATACAATCAAGCAGCGTCAGAGTCAGAGTATGAAGAAGAGCAGGAACCTCCCAAAGTTGAAAGCAAACCAAAGGTCCCCCTTAAAAGTGCCCCACCAGTCATGAACTTCACTGATCTACTCAGGCTGGCTGAGAAAAAGCAGTACGAACCAGTGGAAATCAAAgtagtgaagaaaacagaagagcgGCCTATGACTGCTGAAGAACTTAAGGAGCGAGAATTTCTTGAACGAAAGCATAGGAAAAAGAAACCTGAGACAGATGCAAGACTACCTCCAACCAAAAAGGTACCCTTTCAGAAAGAAAGTGTGGGCACAAAACTTAGCAAAGTTTCTGGGGACAAGCATCCTCCTTCCAAGGGTACTCCCCCTCCTCATGCTGAGAAGAAATCCAGACCCAGCACAGCTAATGAGAAACACTTAGGTTTGTTTTCATCTAAATCCATGCCAGGAGAGAGGACCAAAATAGGATCTGGCGGTTGCTCCCAACCCTCGCTTCGTGAGGGCCACGACAGACCTGTTTTCAATGGGGCTAGAAAGACCCACTCGAGTACCTATTCACCAGGTGTCCCAAAGACTTCTGCTAAAGGGACTCAGAAATCTGCTGCTGAGCACAAAGCCAAAAAATCTCCGCATCCTAGCCATTCCAGGTCTGGGTCCACGGTCACCCCACATAACAAGGCTAAGAGTGCAGGTGTCAGGCCGCCAGGTGGCAGCTCCAGCTCAGCCCCTGGGAGGCCCAGCACAGGGACTGCTCAGCCTACAGTTACTTCTGGCCCCGTTTCCAGGCGCCAGAATGGCAGCTCCAGCTCAGGACCTGAGCGATCGGTCAGTGGAATGAAGAGGTCAACTAGTGACTTCAGTCCTTTTGGACGGACAGTCCAGAGTCCTTCTGGACGGACAGTCAGCGGTACAAATGGCCCTGGACGACCTGCAGGCAGCTCAAGTGGCCCTGGGCCTGGGCGACCCatcagtggctcaggtggttctGGGAGATTGGTGGGCAGCTCTGGCGGCCCTGGGCGGCCGGTGAACAGTCCACATGACCTTCGACGACCAGTGAGTGGCTCAGGACCCCCTGGGAGGTCAATCATTGGCCCTGGTCGGTCAGTAAGTGGCTCAGTTCCAGCTGGACGAACTGTCAGTAATTCCGGTCCTGGAAGACCAGTGAGCAGCTTGGGACCTGGGCGAACAGTTAGTAGTTCAGGCACATCCCTGAAGCCCAAGTGCACTGTTGTCTCAGAAACAATTTCTTCCAAGAATATCATTAGCCGGTCCAGcaatggacagatgaatggaatGAAGCCTCCCTTATCTGGCTACAGATCTGCCCAAG GTCCTCAAAGGCTTTCCTTCCCTAGAGGTTACAAAAGGCAGCGAGAGTATGAAGAGGAGGATGATGAAGAGTATGACTCTGAAATGGAAGATTTTATTGAAGATGAAGGAGAACCTCAGGAAGAAATATCCAAGCACATTCGTGAAATCTTTGGCTATGACCGAAAAAA ATACACAGATGAAAGTGATTATGCCTTACGTTACATGGAGAGTAGTTGGAAAGAGcagcagaaggaagaagcaaagag tttaAGATTAGGTATGCAAGAGGACTTAGAGGAAATGAGAcgtgaagaagaagaaatgaaacgcCAAAAGACCAAGAAACTGAAGAGGCGTTAg
- the SPTY2D1 gene encoding protein SPT2 homolog isoform X2, which yields MAKRTKDNFHGYDGIPVEEKAKKRQATESHASQGTDQEYEMEEEDEFLEYNQAASESEYEEEQEPPKVESKPKVPLKSAPPVMNFTDLLRLAEKKQYEPVEIKVVKKTEERPMTAEELKEREFLERKHRKKKPETDARLPPTKKVPFQKESVGTKLSKVSGDKHPPSKGTPPPHAEKKSRPSTANEKHLGLFSSKSMPGERTKIGSGGCSQPSLREGHDRPVFNGARKTHSSTYSPGVPKTSAKGTQKSAAEHKAKKSPHPSHSRSGSTVTPHNKAKSAGVRPPGGSSSSAPGRPSTGTAQPTVTSGPVSRRQNGSSSSGPERSVSGMKRSTSDFSPFGRTVQSPSGRTVSGTNGPGRPAGSSSGPGPGRPISGSGGSGRLVGSSGGPGRPVNSPHDLRRPVSGSGPPGRSIIGPGRSVSGSVPAGRTVSNSGPGRPVSSLGPGRTVSSSGTSLKPKCTVVSETISSKNIISRSSNGQMNGMKPPLSGYRSAQGPQRLSFPRGYKRQREYEEEDDEEYDSEMEDFIEDEGEPQEEISKHIREIFGYDRKKYTDESDYALRYMESSWKEQQKEEAKSLRLGMQEDLEEMRREEEEMKRQKTKKLKRR from the exons ATGGCCAAGAGGACAAAGGATAATTTCCACGGTTATGATGGGATTCCTGTTGAGGAAAAGGCGAAGAAGAGACAAGCAACGGAAAGCCATGCTAGTCAGGGAACAGACCAAGAGTACGAGATGGAAGAAGAGGATGAATTCCTAGAATACAATCAAGCAGCGTCAGAGTCAGAGTATGAAGAAGAGCAGGAACCTCCCAAAGTTGAAAGCAAACCAAAGGTCCCCCTTAAAAGTGCCCCACCAGTCATGAACTTCACTGATCTACTCAGGCTGGCTGAGAAAAAGCAGTACGAACCAGTGGAAATCAAAgtagtgaagaaaacagaagagcgGCCTATGACTGCTGAAGAACTTAAGGAGCGAGAATTTCTTGAACGAAAGCATAGGAAAAAGAAACCTGAGACAGATGCAAGACTACCTCCAACCAAAAAGGTACCCTTTCAGAAAGAAAGTGTGGGCACAAAACTTAGCAAAGTTTCTGGGGACAAGCATCCTCCTTCCAAGGGTACTCCCCCTCCTCATGCTGAGAAGAAATCCAGACCCAGCACAGCTAATGAGAAACACTTAGGTTTGTTTTCATCTAAATCCATGCCAGGAGAGAGGACCAAAATAGGATCTGGCGGTTGCTCCCAACCCTCGCTTCGTGAGGGCCACGACAGACCTGTTTTCAATGGGGCTAGAAAGACCCACTCGAGTACCTATTCACCAGGTGTCCCAAAGACTTCTGCTAAAGGGACTCAGAAATCTGCTGCTGAGCACAAAGCCAAAAAATCTCCGCATCCTAGCCATTCCAGGTCTGGGTCCACGGTCACCCCACATAACAAGGCTAAGAGTGCAGGTGTCAGGCCGCCAGGTGGCAGCTCCAGCTCAGCCCCTGGGAGGCCCAGCACAGGGACTGCTCAGCCTACAGTTACTTCTGGCCCCGTTTCCAGGCGCCAGAATGGCAGCTCCAGCTCAGGACCTGAGCGATCGGTCAGTGGAATGAAGAGGTCAACTAGTGACTTCAGTCCTTTTGGACGGACAGTCCAGAGTCCTTCTGGACGGACAGTCAGCGGTACAAATGGCCCTGGACGACCTGCAGGCAGCTCAAGTGGCCCTGGGCCTGGGCGACCCatcagtggctcaggtggttctGGGAGATTGGTGGGCAGCTCTGGCGGCCCTGGGCGGCCGGTGAACAGTCCACATGACCTTCGACGACCAGTGAGTGGCTCAGGACCCCCTGGGAGGTCAATCATTGGCCCTGGTCGGTCAGTAAGTGGCTCAGTTCCAGCTGGACGAACTGTCAGTAATTCCGGTCCTGGAAGACCAGTGAGCAGCTTGGGACCTGGGCGAACAGTTAGTAGTTCAGGCACATCCCTGAAGCCCAAGTGCACTGTTGTCTCAGAAACAATTTCTTCCAAGAATATCATTAGCCGGTCCAGcaatggacagatgaatggaatGAAGCCTCCCTTATCTGGCTACAGATCTGCCCAAG GTCCTCAAAGGCTTTCCTTCCCTAGAGGTTACAAAAGGCAGCGAGAGTATGAAGAGGAGGATGATGAAGAGTATGACTCTGAAATGGAAGATTTTATTGAAGATGAAGGAGAACCTCAGGAAGAAATATCCAAGCACATTCGTGAAATCTTTGGCTATGACCGAAAAAA ATACACAGATGAAAGTGATTATGCCTTACGTTACATGGAGAGTAGTTGGAAAGAGcagcagaaggaagaagcaaagag tttaAGATTAGGTATGCAAGAGGACTTAGAGGAAATGAGAcgtgaagaagaagaaatgaaacgcCAAAAGACCAAGAAACTGAAGAGGCGTTAg